In one window of Nitrospirota bacterium DNA:
- a CDS encoding (2Fe-2S) ferredoxin domain-containing protein encodes MEAYSRHIFVCQGNDCFQKGSEEIRAEFRKQLMERKLFNCDVKVNKSGCFDQCKYGVNVVIYPEGTWYCNVELGSVKKIIDKHIVEGEVVTNLLHFQLQQTMKRGNIS; translated from the coding sequence ATGGAAGCATATTCAAGGCATATTTTTGTCTGCCAGGGAAATGATTGTTTTCAAAAGGGATCAGAGGAGATCAGGGCGGAGTTCAGAAAACAATTGATGGAAAGAAAGCTTTTTAATTGCGATGTAAAGGTTAATAAGTCAGGGTGCTTCGATCAATGCAAATATGGTGTGAATGTTGTGATCTATCCGGAGGGAACCTGGTATTGCAATGTGGAACTCGGATCAGTAAAAAAAATAATCGATAAACATATTGTGGAAGGTGAAGTGGTGACTAACCTGCTCCATTTTCAGCTGCAACAGACGATGAAACGAGGGAATATCTCCTGA
- the acs gene encoding acetate--CoA ligase, with amino-acid sequence MASMDIESHLKEKRVFKPSSLFSKSAHIKSLKNYKALYQQAEKNPEKFWGNLAKELDWFTPWKKVLQWKEPFAKWFVGGKLNVSYNCLDRHIKTWRKNKAAIIWEGEPGDTRTLTYQELYREVCKFSNVLKKLAVKKGDRVAIYMPMIPELAIAMLGCARIGATHSIIFGGFSSEALKDRILDAEAKIVVTADGGYRKGTLVPLKENVDQALKSVPFAVKVIVYQRTQTPTQMLQGRDYDWNVLMTESSEQCKAEKLDSEHPLFILYTSGTTGKPKGVVHSTAGYLLGAAITSKWVFDLKDEDTYWCTADIGWVTGHSYVVYGPLANGATTLMFEGAPNYPKPDRLWQIIERYKVNVFYTAPTAIRALIKSGDEWPLNRDLSSLRLLGTVGEPINPEAWMWYHTVIGKKRCPIVDTWWQTETGSILITPLPGATPTKPGSATLPLPGIMADVVNKAGNPVEPNQGGYLVIKRPWPSMMRTIYKDPERFKQQYWSQFKGMYFTGDGARRDKDGYFWVMGRVDDVINVAGHRLGTMEIESALVSHSAVAEASVVGRPDSLKGTAIVAFVTLKATSKQSDDLKNELRQHVVKEIGAIARPDEIRFTENLPKTRSGKIMRRLLRDIAANHQTLGDTSTLEDISVLAKLREDEE; translated from the coding sequence ATGGCCTCCATGGATATTGAATCGCATCTAAAAGAAAAGCGCGTCTTTAAACCGTCTTCTCTCTTTTCAAAATCGGCCCATATTAAGAGCTTAAAAAACTACAAAGCACTTTATCAGCAGGCCGAGAAGAATCCGGAAAAGTTCTGGGGAAACCTGGCCAAGGAGCTTGATTGGTTTACACCCTGGAAGAAAGTACTTCAGTGGAAAGAACCTTTTGCGAAGTGGTTTGTCGGCGGAAAATTGAATGTTTCCTATAACTGCCTTGATCGCCATATTAAAACATGGCGAAAAAATAAAGCGGCTATTATCTGGGAAGGAGAGCCCGGTGATACGAGAACGCTCACCTATCAGGAGCTTTATCGCGAAGTCTGCAAGTTTTCCAATGTCTTGAAAAAACTGGCCGTTAAAAAGGGAGACCGGGTGGCGATTTACATGCCCATGATTCCGGAACTGGCTATTGCCATGTTGGGTTGCGCCCGGATTGGAGCAACCCATTCGATTATCTTTGGAGGATTTTCTTCCGAAGCGCTTAAAGACCGTATACTGGATGCGGAAGCGAAAATCGTTGTCACAGCAGACGGAGGGTATCGAAAAGGAACCCTCGTCCCTTTGAAGGAGAATGTGGACCAGGCGCTCAAGTCAGTTCCATTTGCGGTTAAAGTCATTGTATATCAAAGAACACAAACTCCGACTCAGATGCTTCAAGGAAGAGACTATGACTGGAATGTGCTCATGACAGAGTCGTCCGAACAATGCAAGGCAGAGAAACTCGATTCGGAGCATCCCCTTTTTATACTCTACACCAGCGGTACGACAGGTAAACCGAAGGGCGTCGTTCATTCTACGGCCGGTTACCTTCTCGGCGCTGCGATTACCAGCAAATGGGTCTTTGACCTCAAAGATGAAGACACTTACTGGTGTACTGCCGATATCGGCTGGGTGACCGGTCATAGTTATGTCGTATACGGCCCCCTTGCCAACGGCGCGACCACCCTGATGTTTGAAGGGGCTCCGAACTATCCCAAACCGGACAGGCTTTGGCAGATTATTGAAAGATACAAAGTCAATGTCTTTTATACGGCTCCAACAGCGATTCGAGCACTGATAAAAAGCGGCGATGAATGGCCCCTGAATCGTGATTTAAGCAGTCTGAGACTTCTCGGAACGGTTGGTGAGCCGATCAATCCGGAGGCCTGGATGTGGTACCATACCGTTATCGGCAAGAAACGTTGTCCCATCGTGGATACCTGGTGGCAGACCGAAACCGGTTCAATTTTGATTACCCCCCTGCCTGGAGCAACGCCAACCAAACCGGGATCAGCCACACTCCCCCTCCCGGGAATTATGGCTGATGTGGTCAATAAGGCCGGAAATCCTGTTGAACCCAATCAGGGGGGCTATCTGGTCATCAAGAGGCCCTGGCCGAGTATGATGAGAACCATCTACAAAGATCCGGAAAGATTTAAACAACAATACTGGTCCCAGTTTAAGGGAATGTATTTCACCGGAGATGGTGCAAGGCGCGATAAAGATGGCTACTTCTGGGTTATGGGCCGAGTCGATGATGTGATCAATGTTGCAGGGCACCGGTTAGGAACCATGGAAATAGAAAGTGCCCTGGTCAGTCATTCCGCGGTTGCCGAAGCTTCAGTCGTAGGAAGGCCCGATTCTTTGAAGGGAACCGCGATTGTAGCGTTTGTAACATTAAAAGCCACTTCCAAGCAGAGTGATGACCTTAAGAATGAATTGCGCCAACATGTCGTAAAAGAAATCGGCGCCATTGCAAGACCCGACGAAATCCGATTCACGGAAAACCTTCCCAAGACAAGGAGCGGAAAAATCATGCGCAGGCTCCTGAGAGATATTGCAGCTAATCATCAGACACTGGGAGATACTTCCACGCTGGAGGATATTTCCGTACTGGCGAAACTTCGGGAAGATGAAGAATAG
- a CDS encoding acylphosphatase: MMRQHILVTGRVQGVGYRKFVVSHALRLNLSGYCKNLPSGDVEIAVEGHSDKIQELIRELHIGPPRAEVDKVIVTSPLALLYETSFVIRD; encoded by the coding sequence ATGATGAGACAACATATCCTTGTAACAGGTAGAGTGCAGGGCGTCGGATATCGAAAATTTGTTGTCAGCCATGCTCTTCGACTGAATCTTTCCGGTTATTGCAAAAACCTCCCTTCCGGAGATGTTGAAATCGCTGTTGAGGGACATTCCGACAAGATCCAGGAATTGATCAGAGAACTTCATATCGGGCCTCCCCGGGCAGAAGTTGACAAGGTGATCGTGACCTCTCCCCTTGCGCTTCTATACGAAACCTCCTTTGTTATTCGCGACTAG
- a CDS encoding SDR family oxidoreductase, translating to MKLEGKIALITGGGRGIGKALAKTFAREGAKVVICSRSGQELKETEKEIKNEGKEALIHVADITSIREVQRLFKTIKSYYGLVDILINNASILGPKTDILSYPYQEWLKVIDINLTGVFNVTQSALKQMILKKSGCIVNISSGVGKKGKAQWGAYAVSKFGVEGLTQVLAEEVSPYHIRVFSLNPGPTRTQMRAEACPDEDPMSLPPPEKIAETCLGLVCTGTQADSGKSFDAADLMSTHST from the coding sequence ATGAAGCTAGAGGGAAAGATTGCGCTGATTACCGGAGGAGGAAGAGGAATCGGAAAGGCCCTTGCAAAGACTTTTGCAAGAGAAGGGGCCAAAGTGGTAATCTGCTCCCGATCGGGTCAGGAATTAAAAGAAACCGAAAAAGAAATCAAAAATGAAGGGAAAGAGGCCTTAATTCACGTTGCTGATATTACTTCAATCCGCGAGGTGCAGAGACTATTCAAAACCATCAAGTCATATTATGGACTGGTCGATATCCTTATTAACAATGCGTCGATACTGGGTCCAAAGACAGACATTCTTTCCTACCCGTATCAGGAATGGCTAAAAGTCATCGATATCAATTTAACGGGTGTCTTTAACGTAACCCAATCGGCATTAAAACAGATGATTTTGAAAAAATCAGGATGTATCGTCAATATCTCGTCCGGTGTAGGTAAGAAAGGAAAGGCACAATGGGGAGCCTATGCTGTCTCCAAATTCGGGGTAGAGGGTCTGACACAGGTTCTAGCCGAGGAGGTCTCTCCGTATCACATCCGGGTCTTCTCATTGAATCCAGGTCCCACGAGAACTCAGATGAGGGCCGAAGCCTGCCCGGACGAAGATCCCATGTCCCTCCCCCCTCCCGAAAAGATTGCTGAAACCTGTCTCGGTCTCGTCTGCACGGGAACTCAGGCCGACTCCGGAAAATCATTTGACGCAGCGGATCTCATGTCCACCCATTCCACTTAG
- a CDS encoding HAMP domain-containing protein has product MTRFFKQLPKLSSVSTIIALIILIGGTFFALIIAGFSYRIQHTAETESFLSSAHRITDQMGNFAAMLLKKKDTPALQKMIEQFGQEDIIFFSAILDKNLKVIASKQNGVIGLPIADLSRNYFRNDELRQAFLENRGEVIFKPKENLFELVSPIRLNQNGPVEFILVTTFLDSDVLSEPKARFWSYLKLASALTAVAMIIFYFLLRKIIALPLNRLIHATERLGEGDLGIQIPVKSNYEIRKLTKLFNQVSQSLASQQNALKASEERYLNIFHFFPLPLVLIDAKGTILNVNSAYLSQRKSPIYLKEWNQKPVIEIPLIQLGLFKNEIRQLLEKGIPFKLWKVSVPIKERTNPLTFNISGMPLFDAQGRFDGAILAMEDITLQHNLENQLIQSQKLESLGVLSGGIAHDFNNILTGILGYAQLLREQLPSDDFSQKALKVIEKSSFRARDLVQQMIGFASWHPLSKARMEVNAFVFNVSAIFQKSLDKEILIRTELSDKPFWIMADENQLHQALLNLCINARDALLNEGGQIRIRTEHKKLPLESDLAILRDYVEITVQDNGVGIETDILEHIFEPFFTTKDVGKGTGLGLSVTYGIVKANDGKITVSSEPQKGTSFTLTFPLLNEV; this is encoded by the coding sequence TTGACCCGTTTCTTTAAACAGCTCCCAAAGTTATCTTCCGTCTCCACGATTATCGCCCTGATCATCTTGATCGGAGGCACTTTTTTCGCGCTGATAATCGCAGGATTCTCGTACCGCATTCAGCATACGGCTGAAACGGAAAGTTTTCTAAGCAGTGCCCATCGGATCACTGATCAGATGGGAAATTTCGCCGCGATGCTCCTGAAGAAGAAGGACACTCCCGCTCTCCAGAAAATGATTGAACAGTTCGGTCAGGAAGATATTATCTTCTTTTCTGCGATCCTGGACAAAAATCTCAAAGTGATTGCTTCCAAACAAAATGGAGTGATCGGATTGCCGATTGCAGACCTTTCCAGAAACTATTTTCGGAATGACGAACTTCGACAGGCCTTTCTTGAAAATAGAGGAGAAGTGATTTTCAAGCCAAAGGAAAATCTTTTTGAGCTGGTCTCTCCAATACGCCTAAACCAGAATGGACCGGTTGAATTTATCCTGGTTACGACTTTCCTGGACAGCGATGTCTTATCTGAACCGAAAGCCCGCTTCTGGTCGTATCTTAAGCTGGCTTCAGCTTTAACCGCCGTTGCCATGATCATTTTTTACTTTTTACTCCGCAAAATTATTGCCTTGCCGCTGAATCGACTGATCCACGCAACAGAAAGACTGGGGGAGGGAGATTTAGGCATTCAGATTCCCGTCAAATCAAACTATGAAATTAGAAAATTAACCAAACTCTTTAATCAGGTCTCCCAGTCGCTTGCAAGTCAGCAGAACGCTCTCAAGGCCTCTGAAGAAAGGTATCTTAACATTTTCCATTTCTTTCCTCTCCCGCTTGTCCTGATCGATGCCAAAGGGACCATCCTGAATGTCAATTCTGCCTATCTCTCGCAAAGGAAAAGTCCCATCTATCTTAAGGAATGGAACCAAAAACCCGTCATTGAAATTCCCTTGATTCAACTGGGTCTTTTCAAAAACGAAATTCGGCAACTCCTCGAAAAGGGAATTCCTTTCAAGCTCTGGAAAGTATCCGTACCGATCAAGGAAAGAACGAACCCGTTAACCTTTAATATCAGTGGTATGCCGCTGTTTGATGCCCAGGGCCGGTTTGATGGAGCCATTCTCGCGATGGAAGACATCACACTTCAGCACAATCTTGAAAACCAGCTTATCCAGTCCCAAAAACTGGAAAGCCTCGGAGTCTTGTCAGGAGGCATTGCCCATGATTTCAATAATATCTTAACGGGAATTCTGGGATATGCCCAACTCCTGAGAGAACAACTCCCATCAGATGATTTCAGCCAGAAAGCATTAAAAGTAATTGAGAAATCGTCATTTCGGGCCAGGGATCTGGTTCAACAAATGATCGGTTTTGCAAGCTGGCATCCCCTTTCCAAGGCAAGAATGGAGGTGAATGCATTCGTGTTTAATGTCAGTGCTATTTTTCAAAAAAGTCTCGATAAAGAAATTCTGATCCGAACGGAGCTTTCTGACAAACCATTTTGGATCATGGCAGACGAAAATCAGCTTCATCAAGCACTTTTGAACCTCTGCATCAATGCCAGGGATGCCCTCCTGAATGAGGGGGGCCAAATCAGAATTCGGACTGAACATAAAAAGCTTCCCCTGGAATCAGACCTGGCCATCTTGAGGGATTATGTAGAAATAACGGTTCAGGACAACGGGGTCGGAATTGAAACGGATATTTTGGAACATATTTTTGAACCCTTTTTTACGACAAAAGATGTCGGGAAAGGGACGGGCCTCGGATTGTCCGTGACCTATGGTATTGTCAAAGCCAATGACGGGAAAATTACCGTTTCTTCGGAACCCCAAAAAGGAACTTCCTTTACGCTCACTTTCCCCCTGCTGAATGAAGTGTGA
- the folB gene encoding dihydroneopterin aldolase, translated as MPASEDKILIDAIEFLGHCGVPHSERSALQRFSVSVELGLNLRPAAGSDRLEETVDYEAVSHLVVSVGKSKSFVLLETMAEEIASELLKGFKIRSVKILLKKSVPPVEAIKGFFAVEILRMSG; from the coding sequence ATGCCCGCCTCCGAAGATAAGATTCTGATTGATGCCATCGAATTTCTAGGGCACTGCGGAGTTCCTCATTCAGAGCGGAGTGCCCTCCAGAGATTTTCAGTCTCGGTCGAGCTTGGGCTGAACTTGAGACCCGCGGCCGGTTCGGACCGTCTTGAAGAGACGGTGGACTATGAAGCGGTGTCCCACCTCGTTGTTTCGGTTGGCAAATCAAAATCCTTTGTGTTACTTGAAACGATGGCGGAGGAGATTGCGTCGGAATTGTTAAAAGGGTTTAAGATCAGGAGCGTCAAGATTTTGCTTAAAAAGTCCGTTCCGCCGGTCGAAGCGATTAAAGGCTTTTTTGCAGTTGAAATTCTAAGAATGTCAGGATGA